A window from Maridesulfovibrio ferrireducens encodes these proteins:
- a CDS encoding M23 family metallopeptidase gives MARNKSRVVPFIILIITLGLLSGGAYLLYKDTDAPQITITPDNGFITFTTPITVNIDDVKSGLKAVKIVLTQGKKKTTLKEQTLPKGTFDYNQEIIIKKKQIKQGDFEIAVWAVDSSLAGFGSGNAIIARGNYTLDTIAPKITVQTSTHNLTQGGCALILYTLDETPMKTGVKSGDDFFPGYKQPNGEYACLFAMPFYSDVKTFNPVLIAEDAAKNKRTSTFWYHTNAKKYKHDNINISDRFLSTKMPQFESSFPGVTNPVDLFLKVNRELRVTNRAELRKLGLDTSPTFLFENRFLRLPNSASRASFGDRRTYLHNGKKIDNQTHLGIDLASTRHAPIPAANKGRIILAAQDFGIYGNAVIIDHGLGLQTLYSHLSQIDVAVGDVVDSGQIIGKTGATGMAGGDHLHYGVICSGIPVNPYEWWDATWIKNNITSKMDQPSN, from the coding sequence ATGGCAAGAAACAAGAGTCGAGTGGTTCCGTTCATAATATTGATTATAACTTTAGGGCTTCTCAGTGGAGGAGCATATCTATTATATAAAGATACAGACGCGCCACAAATTACAATAACCCCGGACAATGGCTTTATAACTTTTACAACGCCGATCACAGTTAACATAGATGATGTAAAGTCAGGTCTTAAAGCTGTAAAAATTGTTTTAACCCAAGGCAAAAAGAAAACCACTCTTAAGGAACAAACTCTGCCGAAAGGAACTTTTGATTATAATCAAGAAATCATAATCAAGAAAAAACAAATTAAACAAGGTGATTTTGAGATTGCTGTATGGGCTGTAGACAGCTCGCTTGCCGGATTCGGCAGCGGAAATGCAATTATTGCCAGAGGCAACTACACGCTTGATACCATTGCCCCCAAAATAACAGTACAGACAAGCACTCATAACCTGACTCAAGGCGGCTGCGCTTTGATTCTTTATACACTTGATGAAACTCCAATGAAAACAGGCGTGAAGTCGGGAGATGATTTTTTCCCGGGGTATAAACAGCCTAACGGCGAATATGCGTGCCTTTTTGCCATGCCGTTTTACTCTGATGTGAAAACCTTCAATCCAGTTTTAATAGCTGAAGATGCAGCCAAAAACAAAAGAACCAGCACCTTTTGGTATCATACGAACGCAAAAAAATATAAACACGACAACATTAATATTTCAGACCGCTTTTTGAGCACAAAAATGCCTCAATTTGAAAGCAGTTTCCCGGGAGTTACAAATCCGGTAGATCTCTTTCTGAAAGTTAATCGCGAATTACGTGTAACCAACAGAGCTGAACTACGAAAACTCGGGCTCGATACCTCTCCGACCTTTCTCTTTGAAAATAGATTCTTAAGATTGCCGAATTCCGCATCACGTGCCAGCTTTGGAGATCGTAGAACCTACCTGCACAATGGCAAAAAAATAGATAACCAGACTCATTTGGGAATAGACCTCGCAAGCACAAGGCATGCTCCTATTCCAGCGGCTAACAAAGGACGCATTATTCTGGCCGCTCAGGACTTCGGGATATATGGAAATGCAGTAATTATTGATCACGGCTTAGGACTGCAAACTCTGTACTCACACCTCAGCCAGATCGACGTTGCTGTAGGAGATGTCGTAGACTCCGGACAGATAATAGGAAAAACAGGAGCAACCGGTATGGCCGGTGGGGATCATCTCCACTATGGAGTTATTTGTTCCGGAATTCCCGTCAATCCATATGAATGGTGGGACGCAACATGGATAAAAAACAATATCACCAGTAAAATGGACCAGCCATCAAACTAA
- the hysB gene encoding NiFeSe hydrogenase small subunit → MSLTRRDFVKLCTGTVAGFGISQMFNPSVVQALEKFVPHVFWIQGQGCTGCSVSLLNSVHPSIAKVLLDVITLDFHPTIMGSEGEVAWGHMTDVAKEQKGKYIVIFEGSVPVAENGHYCILGEKDGKEYTMLETTLEMAKNAAVVVNVGTCAAYGGIPAAEGNVTGSTSVTKVLADNGIKTPVVNVPGCPPHPDWMIGTLVYAINAIEEKGLEGGLGEVVKILDSEGRPTPFFGENIHDNCPYLSKFDEDEFSKVFTDKENCRYELGCKGPSANADCFKRKWNGGVNWCVENAVCIGCVEPGFPDEMSPFYEAG, encoded by the coding sequence ATGAGTTTGACCAGGCGAGATTTCGTGAAATTGTGCACAGGAACAGTGGCTGGCTTTGGGATTTCCCAGATGTTCAACCCGAGCGTTGTGCAAGCACTTGAGAAGTTTGTACCACATGTATTCTGGATACAGGGACAGGGCTGTACCGGATGTTCGGTTTCACTTCTAAATTCAGTGCATCCTTCCATTGCGAAGGTTTTGCTAGATGTAATTACACTCGATTTTCATCCGACCATTATGGGGTCTGAAGGTGAAGTTGCTTGGGGACACATGACAGATGTGGCTAAAGAGCAGAAGGGTAAATACATTGTTATTTTTGAAGGATCAGTACCAGTGGCAGAAAATGGCCACTATTGTATCCTCGGTGAAAAAGACGGCAAAGAGTATACCATGCTTGAGACTACTCTTGAAATGGCCAAGAACGCTGCCGTTGTTGTTAACGTCGGTACTTGTGCTGCTTATGGTGGTATTCCTGCTGCTGAAGGTAACGTTACTGGATCTACTTCCGTAACAAAAGTACTTGCTGATAACGGTATTAAGACTCCAGTAGTCAATGTTCCCGGTTGTCCTCCACATCCTGATTGGATGATTGGAACTCTTGTTTACGCTATTAATGCGATTGAAGAGAAAGGACTTGAAGGCGGACTTGGTGAAGTTGTCAAAATTCTTGACTCCGAAGGGCGTCCTACACCTTTCTTTGGCGAAAACATTCATGACAATTGTCCTTATCTTTCTAAATTTGATGAGGATGAATTTTCTAAAGTTTTCACTGATAAAGAAAACTGTCGTTACGAACTCGGCTGTAAAGGCCCGAGCGCTAATGCCGATTGCTTTAAACGCAAATGGAATGGCGGTGTTAACTGGTGTGTAGAGAACGCAGTATGTATTGGTTGCGTGGAACCGGGTTTTCCGGATGAGATGTCCCCATTCTACGAAGCCGGTTAA
- a CDS encoding serine hydrolase domain-containing protein has translation MNHIKLKKIIVTFIFIIALGIAVRTAVLASTSATDRNELETVFKGAVQELHIPGGVMFIRSPTGERWTFSAGVRTISRGGPLVPMTSKLKFRIGSITKTFVASVMLMLVQEGIVSLDTIVRDVLPGVIEGDDKITIRQLLQMRSGLGNFSTNKLFLKKFRKQPWKSWSPAELLSFSPEKKSRLVSNVSFDSSYSFEYSNSNYVVLGLIIEKLTKDKIENQIYRRILKPLKLKNTSFPTRSSSLSEPYAKGYDFNPVTGEVTNLSQRINPSWAWCSGNGVSTAQDIMKWLVAYLSGFKIDDSLLSEQMKLIPTGFSGVSYGLGVMSKHGAIGHNGNYAGIYTSIACRFRDYDFVILTNGQSTGGGSNATAESVFWQVVNNSGFFKN, from the coding sequence ATGAATCACATAAAATTAAAAAAGATAATTGTAACATTCATTTTTATCATAGCACTTGGGATAGCTGTGCGGACTGCTGTTTTAGCTTCTACAAGTGCGACTGATCGTAATGAACTTGAAACAGTTTTTAAGGGTGCTGTACAGGAGCTTCATATTCCGGGAGGGGTTATGTTTATTCGTAGTCCTACCGGAGAGCGATGGACTTTTTCTGCTGGCGTAAGGACTATCAGCCGTGGTGGGCCATTGGTTCCCATGACTTCTAAGTTGAAATTCAGAATAGGAAGCATAACTAAAACATTTGTTGCGTCAGTAATGCTCATGCTTGTGCAGGAAGGAATTGTAAGTCTTGATACGATTGTGCGTGATGTTTTGCCCGGAGTTATCGAAGGGGATGATAAAATTACAATTCGTCAGCTTTTACAAATGAGAAGCGGACTCGGAAATTTTTCAACCAATAAATTATTTTTAAAAAAATTTAGAAAACAGCCTTGGAAATCATGGTCTCCTGCCGAACTACTGTCTTTTAGTCCTGAGAAAAAATCTAGATTAGTTTCTAATGTTTCCTTCGATTCAAGTTATTCTTTTGAGTACAGTAATTCAAATTACGTTGTGCTTGGCTTAATTATTGAAAAACTCACCAAAGACAAAATTGAAAATCAGATATACCGCAGAATTTTGAAACCATTGAAGCTGAAAAATACGTCCTTTCCAACCCGCAGTTCCAGTTTGTCCGAGCCTTACGCAAAAGGGTATGATTTCAATCCGGTAACTGGCGAAGTTACTAACTTGAGTCAGAGAATTAATCCTTCGTGGGCATGGTGTTCTGGAAACGGTGTTTCAACGGCACAAGATATAATGAAATGGCTTGTGGCTTATTTAAGCGGTTTCAAAATTGATGATAGTTTATTGAGTGAGCAGATGAAACTGATTCCGACAGGGTTTTCGGGCGTTTCGTATGGTCTTGGAGTAATGAGTAAGCATGGAGCCATTGGTCATAATGGTAATTATGCAGGAATATACACTTCAATTGCATGTAGATTCAGAGATTATGATTTTGTTATTTTAACAAATGGCCAATCAACCGGAGGAGGGAGTAATGCCACAGCCGAGTCCGTTTTTTGGCAGGTTGTTAATAATTCGGGTTTTTTCAAAAACTAA